The following is a genomic window from bacterium.
CGATGTGGATCTGCTGGTGACCTTTAATCCCCAAGCCCAATGGTCGCTTTACGATTTCGTCGAACTGCAGGAAGAGCTCTCCAGTCTATTGGAACGAAAGGTGGACCTGGTGAGCCGCCGGGGTTTGGAACGCAGCCGAAATCCTATTCGACCGAAGGAAATTTTGTCAAAGGCGATGGTCATCTATGCCGCCGAGGGATAGAAGTTACCTGTTTGACATACGCGAGGCCCTGAATTCTATCCGGGCCTTCATCGCCGGCGTGGACCACGATTCCTTCGTGGAGAACGACCTGCTGCTGTCGGCGGTCATCCGCAAGCTGGAAATCATCGGAGAAGCGACAAAACGCTTATCGCCGGAGTTTCGCTCCGCCTACCCCGAAATACCCTGGAAGAAAATGTTAGGGCAAGGGGTTTAAACCCCTTGTCTCCTTCCGGCATGAAGGACGTCTTGATACACGATTACGATCAGGTTGATGTGGAACTCGTTTGGAAGACGGTGTCATGCGAGGTGGAAGAGACCGGGCGGATGGTCGAGAAACTCATCAGCGGCAAAGATCCGGACTGAGTTACAAACCGAATGATTAACACCGACAGTAGTCCGGTCATCGAAGCCCGTGGGCTGACCAAGGTCTTCCGCATATTCCGGCGCCGGGCCGGCATCGGGGGCGCCATCGTCAACCTCTTCAAGCGCGAGTACGAGGATGTCCGGGCCGTGGACGGGGTGAGCTTCGCCATCGAGCCCGGTGAGCTCCTCGGCTACATCGGCCCCAACGGCGCGGGCAAATCCACGACCATCAAGATGCTCTGCGGCATCATCCGCCCCACCGAGGGAACCTGCCGAGTCCTCGGTCGGGATCCCCACCGTCAGCGCGTGGCCAACGCCCGGGATGTCGGCGTCATGTTCGGCCAGCGCTCACAGCTCTGGTGGGACATCGCCGTCCAGGAGAGCTTCCGGCTGCTGGAGAAAATCTACGAGGTTCCGCGCGAGGAGTTCAAGAAGAACCTGGCTTTCTTCACCGAGGTGCTGGAGCTGAATGACCTTCTGCGTCTGCCGGTGCGCAAGCTCTCCCTGGGCCAGCGGGTGCGGTGCGAGCTGGCCGGGACCCTCCTGCACAACCCCCGGGTCGTGTACCTGGACGAGCCCACCATCGGCCTCGACGTCTCGATGCAGCACACGGTGCGCGAGTTCATCCGCAGCTACAACACGCGGCACGAGTCGACGGTGCTCCTCACCAGCCACTACATGGACGACGTCCTCGCCCTGTGCCCGACGGGTCGTTGGCGGAGTTCAAGCGGACCTTCGGCCGACGGCGGGTGGTGTACCTGGATACTGAAGGTCCGGCGTCGCTGGATGCCGCGGAGCTGGCGGCCGCCCTCTCCATCCCGCGCGAGGCTCTGGAGGTGCGGCTGGGGGAGACGAACGGGCTGTCGGTGGGGTTCGATCCGAAGGAGACGACGGCCAAAGATGTCATCGCCGCCTGCCTCACCCGCCTGACCGTCCGCGACCTGACGATCACGGAGCCGAAGATAGAGAGCATCGTCCGGCACATTTACGACGACCGCGCGGACAACTACTCCCACGCGGCGGAACCGACGGCCCAGACCGCCGGACGGCATGCGGGGCGGCGGCGGCGGATCTGAACCAAATCCCGGCCGGACGATAGCCCCTTCTAAAAAAAACCCTTAAGGAGTACGATGCGCAAAGCTTTCTGCGTATTGCTGGCGGCGGCGGGCGCGTCGTCGGCCCTGCCCGTTCCCGGGGCGCAGACGGCGGGCATGGACCCCTTCGTCCGCCTGATCGTCACCGTGGGAGTCATCCTGGTCTTCGCGTTGGTGACCTGGTTCATCCTCGGGCGGCTGGTGAAGCTGCGCAACGAGATGTCCGAGGAAAAGGCCTGCGGCCACGCGGCCAATCTGGTGGCGGAGATGCTCATCGCAGGCGCGCCGCTGGGCTACGAGGTGGTCGAGGAGCTCATAGACTCCTGCCGGCGGGAGTACAAGGTTCCGCTGACGCGCCTGACCGTGGCCGACCTGTTGGAGGACGTGCAGGCGCGCGTTTTGATGGACAATCTGCTCACGCCGCGGCTGAAGGGGGAGTACCTCGAGGAGCTGCGGAGGCATCTGGACGAGGCCCAGAAGCGCGACGCCAAGCCGGCCAAGAAGACGGAGACCGTGAAGGGCAAGCTCAAGGAGACCCTGGCCGAGATGAAGGCCGCCCTGGACGCGGGGGACGTGGAGAAGGCCAAGGTGATTTACGGAGGGCTGAAAAAAGCGGCCTTCGAGGTGTACCGCTTCGGGGCGGCCTTCAACCCGCTCTACGACGCACTGACCCTGGCCCGCAAGCATCCTCGGGTGGCGCTCTTCGGCGCCGTAATCTACTTCGGCCTCTTCCTCTTCACCCTCTTGACGGTCTGGAGCATGTGAGTGCGGTACAGACTCTATGTGGACGAATCAGGTGACCATGTCATTTATGACAGGTCTACACTGAGCCAAGAGGGCCATAGATTCTTGGCGTTAGGAGGCGTTCAGTTTGAATATGGAGAGGGCTACAACGAATTTGCAGGTGCTTTGGAAACATTAAAACGAAAACATCTACCGTATCATGCCGATGAGCCGATTATCCTTCATAGACGAGATATTATAGATAAAAGAGGACCCTTCACCGTACTTCAAGATGAAGAGATGTGCAAATTATTTGACGAAGACTTGCTTAAGCTTCTAACAGATGTCCCTTATGAGTTGTATGTTGTTGTTATAGATAAATTAAAGCATATAAATGAAAATCCAAATCCTTGGCATCCATACCACATGGCGTTGACGTACCTAATGCAGCGATTTAGCTTCCATTTAACGGAAATTGGAGGTGTTGGGGATATTTTGGCGGAATCTCGTGGAGGAAATGAAGATAAGATGCTCAAGAATGCGTATGAACATACTTATCATCATGGTGATGTACGTAATACCTCGTTGTTATATCATCGTACATTAACAAGTAAAGAAATTAAGTTAAAACCCAAGAATAAAAATATTGCAGGCTTACAATTGATTGATATGTTAGTAGCCAATGCAAAAAGATGGGTATTAAGAAAGTATGACTTAACGGTGATGGAAATAAGCACTTTTGAATCCAGGCTGGTTCCCATTATTGAAAGCAAGTTCCGTAGTGATCAATCAGGAAATATTGAGGGTTGTGGATTTGTGCTCTATCCAAAATAAAAAGGAATACCCCTTTCGGGGTATCCCTCCGCTAACCCATTCGGGTTATCCAACTCCAGGTGACTGGATCGCTAATATTGTAGCATAAAAAAACAACAAAAACCATCAAACCTGTCAAACCTTTAACAATCACAATGGATTTCAACGAGTTAGTAGAAAAGCGCTATTCCTGCCGCGCCTTCGACCCGGACCGCCCGGTGCCGGACGCGTTGATAACCGATTGCCTGCGGGCGGCGCAACTGGCCCCCAGCGCCTGCAACGCCCAGCCCTGGCGCTTCTTGGTCGTTACTGGCGCGGATCAACGCAAGCGCATCTGCGACGAGGCCCTGGGCGGCATGGTCCCGAACCGATGGGCCGCGGACGCCCCGGTCCTCGTCGTCCTGGCGGCGGTGAGAAAGCTGGGCATCGCGCGGCTCGGCGAGGGCATCAAGGATATCCCGTATCATTTGATGGACTGCGGCGCGGCCGGTGAGCACCTCGTCCTCAAGGCCACGGAGCTTGGACTGGGCACCTGCTGGCTCGGCTGGTTCAAGGAGAAGCCGCTCAGAAAACTCATCCGGGCGCCGGGGGCCTGGAAACTTCTTGCCGTCATCGCCCTTGGCTGGCCCGCGGAAAGTTGGGAGACCGCGAAGCGCAGCCGGGTGGAGCTCGGAGAGGCGGCCTTCCACGGTGACGCCCAAACGCCGTGGAGCGCGGAGGGGTAGCGCGTGAACATGGACGGCATAATCGCTCAGTGGGTTGAACGGATTAAAGGCAAACTAGACGAGCTTCTGCCGAAAAAACTCACCGAGGAGGAGTTCCGCCTCGCGATACATCCGCTCCTCGCGGCATTCTGCGACGAGTATGGGGCGCGCGCCGAGATTGTTGACGAACACACGATGGCCATCGGCCGGGCCAACTCCGCATTCAACCGCGCCGTAATCGAGTACCTGCGGCCGGGGTATCTAAATATAAACTTCGACCGGGCGGCTGATTCCGCCATCGGACTGTTTCTGGGATACCTCCACCGACTGGCCGGGGACGAAAAAAGCGGGATTCGGCGTCTGGCCGGAGCACTCTTCGACGGCCGAATGCTTTTGGGGACCGCGCCGGGCGGCGACCGTTAGTCCTGGAATGACGTATAAATAACAGAGTTACAAAGAAGGCCAAAGGCCTTTTTTTTATTTCGGCTTGACAAAAACCCCTTTTTTATTACACTCATCAAGCCTCATTAGCTTTCACGGAGGGTCTGTGCGCAGGGTATTGATTTTCGTGTTTTTACTCGCCGCCGTCTCGCTGGGCGCCGAGAAGATTAAGCTGGCCTTCATCGGTCTGGAGGCCTCGGGGGTCAGTGAGTCCGCGGCGGCGGGGATTTCGGACGCAATCCTGGATACCCTGGTCAATACCCACCGTTTCGACGTGGTCGAACGTGCGCAGCTTACGGCCATACTCGAGGAGCAGGCCCTGACCCTGTCGGGGTGCACGTCAACCGAGTGCATCGTGGAGGTCGGCCAGTTGGCCGGCGCCGACAAGGCCCTCGTCGGCCAGGTTTCCCAGGTGGGAAGCATTTATAACTTGACTTTGCGTTTAGCGGACGTAACGACTGGTAAATTAGA
Proteins encoded in this region:
- a CDS encoding nucleotidyltransferase domain-containing protein, coding for DVDLLVTFNPQAQWSLYDFVELQEELSSLLERKVDLVSRRGLERSRNPIRPKEILSKAMVIYAAEG
- a CDS encoding DUF86 domain-containing protein codes for the protein MENDLLLSAVIRKLEIIGEATKRLSPEFRSAYPEIPWKKMLGQGV
- a CDS encoding ATP-binding cassette domain-containing protein, with the protein product MINTDSSPVIEARGLTKVFRIFRRRAGIGGAIVNLFKREYEDVRAVDGVSFAIEPGELLGYIGPNGAGKSTTIKMLCGIIRPTEGTCRVLGRDPHRQRVANARDVGVMFGQRSQLWWDIAVQESFRLLEKIYEVPREEFKKNLAFFTEVLELNDLLRLPVRKLSLGQRVRCELAGTLLHNPRVVYLDEPTIGLDVSMQHTVREFIRSYNTRHESTVLLTSHYMDDVLALCPTGRWRSSSGPSADGGWCTWILKVRRRWMPRSWRPPSPSRARLWRCGWGRRTGCRWGSIRRRRRPKMSSPPASPA
- a CDS encoding DUF3800 domain-containing protein; the encoded protein is MRYRLYVDESGDHVIYDRSTLSQEGHRFLALGGVQFEYGEGYNEFAGALETLKRKHLPYHADEPIILHRRDIIDKRGPFTVLQDEEMCKLFDEDLLKLLTDVPYELYVVVIDKLKHINENPNPWHPYHMALTYLMQRFSFHLTEIGGVGDILAESRGGNEDKMLKNAYEHTYHHGDVRNTSLLYHRTLTSKEIKLKPKNKNIAGLQLIDMLVANAKRWVLRKYDLTVMEISTFESRLVPIIESKFRSDQSGNIEGCGFVLYPK
- a CDS encoding nitroreductase family protein — its product is MDFNELVEKRYSCRAFDPDRPVPDALITDCLRAAQLAPSACNAQPWRFLVVTGADQRKRICDEALGGMVPNRWAADAPVLVVLAAVRKLGIARLGEGIKDIPYHLMDCGAAGEHLVLKATELGLGTCWLGWFKEKPLRKLIRAPGAWKLLAVIALGWPAESWETAKRSRVELGEAAFHGDAQTPWSAEG